The window CTTTGCCTGTTACCTCCCTATTGGTTAGTATTTCTCCTCCCTGTTTGAGAGTTTTCAATCCGTTGATGCGATCTTAAAACTGAAGAGGATAACAAGTTAAGTTTTATATGCAGAGTTCTGAAGATGAAGTTTTGTTGAGAAAAGTGTTGTATGATGCCATTGTATTAGTTGAGTATTTGTTCCTCAACCCTGACCCTGAGAGAGTGATTCACGTACCTGCTGAGCTCATGAAAAGTATTGCCATGGAAAGATTGATCGTTGCTCAAGAAGCAGGTGGAATATTTTAGGTATGTAAGGAACAATTACATTTCATCTTCTTGTTTAGTTGTAATGAAACCCTTTCGGAAAATCTCACTACTGGCTTTCTTCAGGGAGAACGGGGATCAGAGGAGAGCCGTCTCTTATGTAAACGCATTTTCTGGTTCAAAGTTACCTTCTCAAATAATTAAATGGGCAAAGAAAcagatttatgtggatgatggTGCAATCAGATCAATGGGAACTTCGCCTAAAGCTCTTATAAGTAAGTGATTATACTTGCTTCCCCCTTGTGGTGAATCAATTTTgcaggtttttattaaaactctcTCTAATATTGATCTAATTATCTAGAATGGCTTCTTAACCTTGAGGATCGAGGCTTAAAATTATTTGGTGATAGCATTGTGAAGTTTCGTATCAATCCGGCTCTTGATATATCCAAATCAGACTCCTTGCAACCAGCAGCTTCTAAGTTGGATGGCAAGAAAGTGGATGATGAACTTTTTTACATAGATAACAAGGGAGAAGATGAACACAACGATGAGGAAGA of the Pyrus communis chromosome 1, drPyrComm1.1, whole genome shotgun sequence genome contains:
- the LOC137717195 gene encoding uncharacterized protein, coding for MKPFRKISLLAFFRENGDQRRAVSYVNAFSGSKLPSQIIKWAKKQIYVDDGAIRSMGTSPKALIKWLLNLEDRGLKLFGDSIVKFRINPALDISKSDSLQPAASKLDGKKVDDELFYIDNKGEDEHNDEEDEKVNRSTNAAFVDAAHTMTSSEKRGRKRKGKNAEKKEKIKLVKYDLHQNSDSTGGRPSLMNNDSINSGSEAENPHSDEDTE